In the Leptospira limi genome, one interval contains:
- a CDS encoding FG-GAP repeat protein has protein sequence MGKGNFVLRSLLVRNFVGILLIHFSISCNQVTLNNPCDQKSKGYRETLLLTSVSENPIPFCGFSVGNSPKLWETQAYLKASNADANDLFGNSVAISGDTIVVGAAGESSNQTTITNGNSASADNSAASAGAAYVFQRTGSSWAQEAYLKAPNAEASDFFGGAVAIDGNTILVGANQEDSNQITITNGPTASTDNTASSSGAVYVFQRTGSTWVQQAYIKPPNAEANDQFGISLSISGDTIVVGAFNEASNQTTITNGTSASANNSAASAGAAYVFQRSGSTWAQQAYLKASNIEANDRFGNSVSISGDTIVVGSNLEDSNQTTITNGAIASSDNSATASGAAYVFQRTGSTWVEQAYLKAPNADANDQFGNRVAIDGNTIVVGAFSESSNQTTITNGPTASADNSASLAGAAYVFQRTGSTWSHQAYLKPPNVEANDNFGVTVAIQGNTILVGSIFEDNNQTTVTNGTNPNDDNSLSNSGAVYVFQRSGSTWAYRAFIKAPNADVEDRFGNAISLSGDTAVVGVNQEDSNQNTITNGPTASANNSALQSGAAYVFFRK, from the coding sequence ATGGGGAAAGGGAATTTCGTGCTTCGTTCGTTATTAGTGAGAAACTTCGTAGGAATCTTGTTAATTCATTTTTCCATAAGTTGTAATCAAGTAACATTGAATAACCCCTGTGACCAAAAATCAAAAGGGTATCGAGAAACCTTATTACTCACATCCGTATCGGAAAATCCTATTCCCTTTTGTGGATTTAGCGTTGGAAATTCGCCCAAACTCTGGGAAACACAGGCCTATCTCAAAGCATCGAATGCAGATGCAAACGATCTCTTCGGAAATTCCGTAGCCATCTCTGGTGATACGATCGTGGTAGGAGCTGCAGGTGAGTCAAGTAACCAAACGACAATTACGAATGGAAACTCTGCGAGTGCAGACAACTCAGCTGCATCAGCAGGTGCCGCTTATGTCTTTCAAAGAACTGGTTCCTCTTGGGCACAGGAAGCTTACTTAAAAGCACCTAATGCAGAAGCATCGGACTTTTTTGGAGGTGCCGTTGCCATTGATGGAAATACCATCCTTGTTGGTGCCAACCAAGAAGATAGCAATCAAATCACAATTACGAATGGACCTACTGCCAGTACAGACAATACTGCTTCCAGTTCTGGTGCAGTCTACGTGTTCCAACGAACGGGCTCTACATGGGTGCAACAAGCTTACATCAAACCACCAAATGCGGAAGCAAATGATCAGTTTGGGATTTCCCTTTCCATCTCAGGCGATACGATTGTTGTAGGTGCTTTTAATGAGGCGAGTAACCAAACAACGATTACAAATGGAACATCTGCAAGTGCTAACAACTCAGCTGCATCAGCAGGTGCCGCTTATGTCTTCCAAAGATCAGGTTCAACTTGGGCACAACAAGCCTACTTAAAAGCATCCAATATAGAAGCAAATGATCGATTTGGAAACAGTGTTTCGATCTCTGGAGATACAATCGTTGTAGGTTCAAATTTGGAAGATAGCAACCAAACAACGATTACAAACGGTGCTATTGCCAGTTCAGACAATTCTGCAACTGCTTCTGGTGCAGCCTATGTTTTCCAAAGAACGGGTTCCACTTGGGTAGAACAAGCGTATCTAAAAGCACCCAATGCAGATGCAAATGATCAATTTGGCAATAGGGTTGCTATCGATGGAAACACCATAGTAGTCGGTGCATTTTCTGAATCTAGTAACCAAACTACAATTACAAATGGACCTACTGCCAGTGCCGACAACTCGGCTAGCTTAGCAGGTGCCGCTTATGTGTTCCAAAGAACGGGTTCGACATGGAGCCACCAAGCCTACCTGAAGCCTCCTAACGTTGAAGCTAATGATAATTTTGGTGTCACAGTTGCTATCCAAGGGAATACGATTTTAGTTGGTTCTATTTTTGAGGACAATAACCAAACAACGGTCACAAATGGAACGAACCCAAACGATGACAATAGCCTATCCAATTCTGGTGCGGTTTATGTGTTCCAAAGGTCTGGTTCCACTTGGGCATATAGGGCATTTATCAAGGCTCCCAATGCCGATGTCGAAGACAGATTTGGCAATGCGATTTCTTTATCAGGAGATACTGCTGTTGTTGGGGTGAACCAAGAAGACAGCAATCAAAATACAATTACCAATGGACCAACTGCCAGTGCAAATAACTCAGCTTTACAATCTGGTGCTGCCTATGTGTTTTTTAGAAAGTAA
- a CDS encoding peroxiredoxin family protein gives MKLKDWFMMQFDGSVDVSIQPLPLDFKVRDWELILTSNQKIKISDIIQRGPLLLVFIRGTWCPFCQIHLKNLSEWATSLNEKEGNVIVVSTEPIHSLKSWLNLNPMNFIFASDSTMELCQYFGVRIQPNDFAQAATFLIDSDFTIRLAYKGKRTQRYFDEVETVMKQQIYGSKG, from the coding sequence ATGAAATTAAAAGATTGGTTTATGATGCAATTTGATGGAAGTGTTGATGTATCCATTCAACCTCTCCCACTCGACTTTAAAGTTCGTGATTGGGAATTGATTTTAACATCTAATCAAAAGATTAAAATTTCTGATATCATTCAGCGAGGACCACTTCTTTTAGTTTTTATAAGGGGAACATGGTGTCCCTTTTGTCAAATTCATTTGAAGAACCTTTCTGAATGGGCAACGAGTTTAAATGAAAAGGAAGGGAACGTGATCGTTGTATCAACAGAACCGATTCATTCGCTTAAAAGTTGGCTAAATCTCAATCCTATGAATTTTATTTTTGCAAGTGATTCAACAATGGAGCTTTGTCAATATTTTGGTGTAAGAATTCAACCAAATGATTTTGCTCAAGCAGCTACTTTTTTAATCGATTCGGATTTTACAATCCGATTGGCTTATAAAGGTAAACGAACACAGAGATATTTTGATGAAGTTGAAACTGTCATGAAACAACAAATTTATGGCTCGAAGGGTTGA
- a CDS encoding helix-turn-helix domain-containing protein, producing the protein MNTNGNYIQYELNDPLTGSYFYFTNDLTRDLSKALANPTANRIIWNQGKGQFKFSCDEKTVTLRENTFCTLTALNYIKFPDNEQKVTAIAFNREFYCIRDHDHEVSCNGILFYGAQNFSVLKIPSVEVVPFEKLVDLFLKEFEENDSLHGEMLVSLLKILIIRLTRIGRNRIIGIQSDYQSIETIRKFNLLVEQNFRKYKQISEYAFMLNISSKKLSEIFRYAKLDPPLHTIHQRTILEAKRMLLFTLKSVNEISEELGFEDASHFSKLFKKLTGKSPSTFRIRKN; encoded by the coding sequence ATGAATACAAATGGAAATTACATACAATACGAATTAAATGACCCCCTTACTGGTTCCTATTTTTATTTTACGAACGATTTAACTCGAGATTTAAGTAAGGCTCTCGCAAATCCAACTGCTAATCGTATCATTTGGAACCAAGGAAAGGGACAGTTTAAATTTTCATGCGATGAAAAAACGGTAACCTTAAGGGAAAACACTTTTTGTACACTCACTGCCTTGAATTACATTAAATTCCCCGACAATGAACAAAAAGTAACCGCAATTGCATTCAATAGAGAATTTTATTGCATTCGTGATCATGATCATGAAGTTTCATGTAATGGCATTTTGTTTTATGGAGCGCAAAATTTTTCGGTTTTAAAGATCCCTTCAGTAGAAGTTGTTCCATTTGAAAAATTGGTAGATTTATTTTTAAAAGAATTTGAAGAAAATGATAGTCTACATGGGGAAATGTTAGTTAGTTTATTAAAAATATTAATCATAAGATTAACAAGAATTGGGAGAAATCGTATTATTGGAATTCAAAGTGATTATCAAAGTATCGAAACGATTCGGAAATTTAATTTACTAGTGGAGCAAAATTTTAGAAAATACAAACAAATCTCTGAATATGCTTTTATGTTAAATATTTCTTCAAAAAAATTGTCTGAAATCTTTCGGTATGCAAAATTAGATCCTCCACTTCACACAATCCATCAGAGGACAATATTAGAAGCAAAACGTATGCTTTTATTCACTCTTAAATCAGTTAACGAAATTTCAGAAGAATTAGGTTTTGAAGATGCCAGTCATTTTAGTAAATTATTCAAAAAACTCACAGGAAAATCGCCTTCCACTTTTAGAATCAGGAAAAATTGA